One genomic segment of Synechocystis sp. LKSZ1 includes these proteins:
- the tsaD gene encoding tRNA (adenosine(37)-N6)-threonylcarbamoyltransferase complex transferase subunit TsaD, which produces MAIILAIETSCDETAVAIVKNRNVLSGVVASQIPAHQVYGGVVPELASRQHLALINPCVAQALTESQRTWSEIDAVAATAAPGLVGSLMVGVTAAKTLAMLHAKPFLGIHHLEGHIYASYLSQPELMPPFLCLLVSGGHTSLIHVRGCGHYEQLGTTRDDAAGEAFDKVARLLGLGYPGGPAIDRAAQQGNPQAFALPEGRISLPEGGYHPYDSSFSGLKTAMLRLIQQLQAKSNGPLPVNDLAASFQETVGRSLAQKTIRCALDHGLTTIAIGGGVAANSRLRHHLQALAQEKDLKVYFPPLKLCTDNAAMIACAAAEHYDQGDRSSLTLGVQSRLPIQSVQQLYL; this is translated from the coding sequence ATGGCAATTATTTTAGCAATCGAAACAAGTTGTGATGAAACTGCCGTAGCAATTGTAAAGAATCGTAACGTTTTAAGTGGCGTGGTAGCTTCCCAAATCCCGGCCCATCAAGTTTATGGGGGGGTTGTACCGGAATTAGCTTCCCGCCAACACTTGGCTCTGATTAATCCTTGCGTGGCCCAGGCCCTGACGGAATCCCAACGGACTTGGTCTGAGATTGATGCGGTTGCTGCTACGGCGGCGCCTGGCCTGGTGGGCTCTCTGATGGTAGGGGTAACTGCGGCCAAAACCTTGGCAATGCTCCACGCCAAACCATTTCTGGGAATCCACCACCTAGAAGGCCATATCTACGCCAGTTATCTCAGTCAGCCGGAGTTGATGCCGCCGTTCCTCTGTTTGTTGGTTTCTGGCGGCCATACAAGTCTCATCCACGTCCGGGGCTGTGGTCATTACGAACAACTGGGAACAACCCGGGACGATGCGGCGGGGGAGGCCTTTGACAAAGTGGCTCGTTTATTAGGGTTAGGCTATCCTGGAGGGCCAGCCATTGATCGCGCGGCCCAGCAGGGAAATCCCCAGGCCTTTGCATTGCCGGAAGGGCGTATTTCGCTACCGGAGGGGGGCTACCATCCCTACGACTCCAGCTTTAGTGGTTTGAAAACTGCGATGTTACGTTTAATCCAGCAACTCCAGGCTAAGTCTAATGGCCCTTTGCCCGTCAATGATTTAGCGGCCAGTTTTCAGGAAACCGTCGGTCGTTCCCTAGCCCAGAAAACCATCCGCTGTGCCCTAGACCATGGTCTAACCACTATTGCCATTGGCGGCGGGGTGGCGGCCAATAGCCGTTTACGCCACCATCTCCAGGCCCTGGCTCAGGAAAAAGATTTAAAGGTTTATTTTCCGCCCCTCAAGCTTTGTACCGATAATGCCGCCATGATTGCCTGTGCGGCGGCAGAACACTACGACCAAGGAGACCGCTCTTCCCTAACCCTAGGAGTTCAGTCTCGATTACCCATTCAGTCGGTTCAGCAACTTTATCTATAG
- a CDS encoding DUF4278 domain-containing protein — translation MRLVFLFPLALGLAIGAISQQLADEIAYLTGAFAVLNLLLSLILAPWQVQIILLIAAFFVVRYLWLKTQARTEEEEAQTNPGQKGNRQYRGVSYDDQSRTINLDPGQTVSRQYRGVSYEGPTATIPQKNLVPSGKASLLSRWALKYRGANLMSPPAAPSGQGSNAEAQQS, via the coding sequence ATGCGTTTAGTGTTTCTATTTCCGTTGGCCCTAGGCCTTGCTATCGGGGCTATCTCCCAACAGTTAGCCGATGAGATTGCTTACCTAACCGGGGCCTTTGCCGTCCTTAACCTGCTGCTGAGCTTGATTCTAGCGCCTTGGCAAGTGCAAATTATCTTGCTCATTGCCGCCTTTTTTGTGGTTCGCTACCTTTGGCTCAAGACACAGGCCCGCACGGAGGAGGAGGAGGCCCAGACCAACCCAGGCCAGAAGGGAAACCGACAATACCGGGGAGTGAGCTACGACGACCAGTCTCGGACAATTAATTTAGACCCGGGCCAAACGGTTAGCCGACAGTATCGAGGCGTCAGTTACGAAGGCCCTACGGCGACGATTCCCCAGAAAAATTTGGTTCCCTCGGGTAAAGCCTCGTTATTGTCTCGTTGGGCCCTCAAGTACCGAGGGGCCAATTTAATGAGTCCTCCAGCAGCACCATCGGGCCAAGGGTCTAACGCCGAAGCCCAACAATCCTAG
- a CDS encoding DMT family transporter — MIAIIVLGFLIVLTAAIFFCFQNVIVRVLFTPQTLLGFWPTGGFVSPTLYHSLLLLLLRMAVVVPLMATLARALYPKTWQEIRSLSTQPQRPLLLQTLACGFLMFLYLVLLYIAVGLIPTGIALTLFFSYPVFTALLAWYLFGDRPTALRWSVMGLVLVGSALTVPQRASGAVNLGWGVAMGIASGLAYAGYTVIAQKSVAHLHPVPFTWISFLTTLVLSVFCLSFWPHHETALPWLPLWIGGFCSALVTFVGHLLHNYGIRLIGASQAAIIGATNPALTAVLAWFTIQERLTVLQVSGILLVTLSVALLSRRLEPQALMD, encoded by the coding sequence TTGATTGCCATTATTGTGCTGGGTTTCTTGATTGTTCTGACCGCGGCTATTTTTTTCTGTTTTCAGAATGTGATTGTGCGGGTTTTGTTTACTCCCCAGACTTTGCTCGGTTTCTGGCCGACGGGTGGCTTTGTCTCCCCGACACTATATCACTCCCTTTTATTACTGCTCCTACGGATGGCAGTGGTAGTTCCCCTCATGGCAACGTTGGCCCGAGCTCTTTATCCCAAGACCTGGCAGGAAATTCGGTCTCTCTCTACCCAGCCTCAGCGTCCCTTATTGCTTCAGACCCTGGCCTGTGGCTTTTTGATGTTTTTATACTTGGTTTTGCTCTACATTGCCGTTGGTCTGATTCCCACGGGTATTGCCCTGACCCTCTTTTTTTCTTATCCCGTGTTTACGGCCCTGTTGGCCTGGTATCTCTTTGGCGACCGGCCTACGGCCCTGCGCTGGTCTGTTATGGGCCTGGTGTTAGTGGGGAGTGCCTTGACCGTGCCCCAGCGAGCATCGGGGGCCGTTAACTTGGGTTGGGGAGTGGCCATGGGCATTGCCTCTGGTCTAGCCTATGCGGGTTATACCGTTATTGCTCAAAAAAGCGTGGCTCATCTCCATCCAGTCCCCTTCACCTGGATCAGTTTTTTGACGACGCTGGTGCTGTCGGTCTTCTGCCTGAGTTTTTGGCCCCATCATGAAACCGCTTTACCCTGGTTGCCCCTCTGGATTGGGGGGTTTTGTTCGGCCCTGGTCACCTTTGTCGGTCATTTACTTCACAACTACGGCATTCGTCTGATCGGGGCCAGTCAGGCTGCTATTATCGGTGCTACTAATCCGGCCCTAACGGCGGTTTTGGCCTGGTTTACCATCCAGGAACGGCTCACCGTTTTGCAGGTCAGCGGTATTCTGTTGGTGACGTTGAGTGTGGCTCTACTCAGTCGGCGGCTGGAACCCCAGGCCCTTATGGATTGA
- a CDS encoding Npun_F5749 family FMN-dependent PPOX-type flavoprotein, with the protein MDNLAPWRSLLARAQHRHRSLPQARYVQLATVRPNGRPANRTIVFRGFLGDSNQLQFVTDARSPKPAQIDYCAWGEVCWYFPKTREQFRFHGRLALVTEQTADASLQAARHQAWQKLSSAAQAQFLWPAPGQPRNPELSFPSPQTAPEPVAHFCLLLLDPASVDHLELTGNPQHRHCYEYAQGVWQSYEINP; encoded by the coding sequence ATGGACAATCTAGCACCTTGGCGTTCTCTCTTAGCCCGCGCCCAGCACCGCCATCGGAGTCTGCCCCAGGCTCGTTATGTACAGTTAGCCACTGTCCGTCCCAATGGCCGCCCAGCCAATCGCACCATCGTTTTTCGGGGATTTTTAGGCGACAGCAACCAACTCCAATTTGTCACCGATGCCCGTTCCCCAAAACCGGCTCAGATCGACTACTGTGCCTGGGGGGAAGTGTGCTGGTACTTTCCCAAAACCCGTGAACAATTTCGCTTCCATGGCCGCCTGGCCCTCGTGACCGAACAAACAGCCGACGCTTCTCTGCAAGCGGCCCGTCATCAGGCCTGGCAGAAATTATCCAGTGCTGCCCAAGCCCAATTCCTCTGGCCGGCCCCTGGTCAACCCAGAAACCCGGAACTTTCCTTTCCTTCGCCCCAGACGGCCCCTGAACCTGTGGCCCATTTTTGTCTCCTGCTTCTCGACCCCGCGAGCGTTGACCACTTAGAACTGACGGGGAATCCCCAACATCGTCATTGCTACGAATATGCTCAGGGAGTTTGGCAGTCCTACGAGATCAATCCATAA